In Verrucomicrobiia bacterium, the DNA window CGCCAGCGCAAACGCCTCCGCGTGTGGCGCAGCCGGATAATGAAGTTCGTCGCCTGCGAGATCGATGCCGATAACACCCTGATGACGATACTTCTGCGCCAGCTCCACCACATCAACGTTCTGTCGCGGTGTAACCGACCGATAGCAGCACAGAATCAAGCCACAGCGAATGGCAAAGTCGCGCTGGCCGCGCCGCAGTCCCTCAAGCGCAGCGACAACCGCGTCTTCCATGGTGAATTTCTCATTGCACGCCAGCGCGGGAGCAAACCGCGTCTCGAAGTAGATCACGTTGTCGCGCGCACAATCTTCACACAATTCATAGGTGATGCGCTCCTGCGTAACGGCGTAGGGCAAAATTGGGTAGAGGATTTCAAAGCGTTTGAGGAAATCCGCCAGGCTGCGGCAATCGCGGTCGACCTGTACAAACTTCGCCAGTTCCTGTGGATCGTAGGTCGGCAGCTTGACCCCCAATTGATCCCCCAATTCCGCAATCGTCGGCACCCGGATCGCCCCGTCGAGATGCAGATGAAGATCAATCTTGGGTAATTGTTTGAAGTTCATTGAACCCAGGCATTACCCCTTTTGAAACGCCGTACCGAGGGCCTTCGGTGCGCGCGAGCGGCCCACGAATCCAGCCAGCACGAGGATCGTCACCAGGTATGGAAGAATCTGTATGAACTGGACGGGAATTGGTCGGTCGCCCCAGAGGGCCACGCCCTGGAGCCGGATCTGCACGGCGTCGGCAAAACCAAAGAGAAGACATGCGAGCGCGGTCGGCAACGGTTTCCATTTTCCAAAGATCAATGCCGCGAGTGCCATGAAACCGCGCCCGGCAGTCATGTCACGCGAGAAAGAAGAGGAGAGGAAAATGGAAAGCGAAGCGCCGCCCATTCCTGCCAGCGCGCCGCTCACCAATACCGCCGCCCAGCGGACGCGGTTGACGCGGATTCCCGCCGCCGCGAGCGCCTCGGGATGTTCACCGGCGAAACTCACCCACAGCCCGGTCGGTGTGTACTTCATCCAGAGAAAGCAGATTGCAACAAGCGCCCAGCTCAGGTAGAGCGGCGCGGATTGAAAACGTTCCGCAATCGGGATCGATGGCGTCGAGCCGGTCACGTCGTAAAGGATCTTGCAAAAAAACGGCGTCAACCCCATGGCCAGCATATTGATCGCCATCCCCGCCACGATCTGGTCGGCCCGCAGCCGAATCACAAAAAGCCCATAGATCGCGGCGAGCACAACACCCGCAGCCATTCCGCAGGCCGACCCGAGCCAGGGGGAATGGCTGACCAACGTCCCCACGGCGGCGCCGAGGGCCCCGATCAATAGCATGCCTTCGAGCGCGATATTGATCACGCCGGAACGCTCGCAAAACATGCCGCCGAGTGCGGCGAAAATCAGCGGTGTCGAAACGCGAAGAGTTGAGGCGACGAGTTGCCCGGTCATGCTTCCTCTCTCCTTTTCATCCAACTCCAGAGTCCTTCGGCGGAAACCGATAAAATAATTAAAGCCTGCAGGACGAGCGACAATTCGCGTGTCACGTGCTCGGTTTCGAGGTCCAAATCTGCCGCTCCTTTGTGCAGCGCGCCGAAGAGTAATGCGGCGGCGACCACTCCCACCGGCTGGTTTCGCCCCAACAGTGCCACGGCGATCCCGATGAATCCATACTCCGGTGAAAATCCGAGTCGGAATTTTCCCGCATTCCCCAACACCTCGCCCACGCCCACCAGCCCGGCCAGTCCACCGGCCACCGCCATGGCGATAATTCGGATCCTGCCCGGATTGATTCCGGCGGCGCGCGCCGCCGGCTCACTTTGTCCCACCGCGCGCATTTCATAACCCAGTACCGTTCGCCACAACAAAATCCACACGAGAACAGCCGCGAGGATCGCCAGCGGAAGCGCCATGCTCACTGGCGCGCCGCCAAAAATGCCAAACTGCTGAATCAAATATCCAGAGCCGATGGCCCGGGTTTCTGGATTCTGTGAGTCGGGATTCTTGAGGAGATAAAGTGTCACATAACTCGCGATCCCGGCCGCGATGAAATTGAGCATGATGGTATTGATGACTTCATGGCTGCCGCGCCGAGCCCGAAGCCAACCGGGAATCGCGCCCCAAACCGTCCCGGCAAGAATCGCCGCCACAGTAGCCAGCACCGGGGCGACGGGCCATGGCAACGCCGGCCACAGCGCGCCCACGGCCGCCGCCGCAAGAGCCCCAAGTGTCAGCTGTCCCTCAGCGCCGATGTTGAAGAGTCCGGCCTGGAACGGCACTGCGACCGCCAGGCCGGTAAGAATCAATGGCGTGGAATAGAACAACGTCATCCCAAAATCGTAGTTGGACCCAAACGCACTCTTCCAAAGAATTTGCAGGATATGCCACGGACTCTCGCCGGCGATTCGAGTGACTCCCAACCCCAAAGCGAGTCCGAGGGCCACGGCCAGAATAGGCTGAAGGATCTTTCTCATGATCCCGCCATCTTCAACCCGAGTTCGCGTTCGGAAACTTCACCGCGCTTGAACTCCGCAACGACCCGGCCTTCGTACATCACCAAAATGCGATCGGACAAGGTGAGAATATCATCGAGTTCAAAGGACACGAGCAGCACACCCGCCCCTTCGTCGCGCGCGCGAACAATTCGATTGTGGATGAACTCGATGGCGCCCACATCCACACCGCGCGTCGGCTGCGCCGCAATCAATACCTGCGGTTTTCGTTGAAATTCCCGCGCCACAATGAGCTTTTGCTGGTTTCCGCCGGAAAGTTTTCCCGCCGGCAGCGCTAGGTCCCGCGGGCGGACA includes these proteins:
- the add gene encoding adenosine deaminase codes for the protein MNFKQLPKIDLHLHLDGAIRVPTIAELGDQLGVKLPTYDPQELAKFVQVDRDCRSLADFLKRFEILYPILPYAVTQERITYELCEDCARDNVIYFETRFAPALACNEKFTMEDAVVAALEGLRRGQRDFAIRCGLILCCYRSVTPRQNVDVVELAQKYRHQGVIGIDLAGDELHYPAAPHAEAFALARKLEIPITIHAGEGGKAENIREAVFDHGATRIGHGVALERDLELLKQVRDHGTVFEICLTSNLQTCSVLSAAKHPFKKFFDEKLRVTLNTDDPAISNITLTDEFELAAREYKLTPAQIRELLNNAANAAFAEPSVKRELATGV
- a CDS encoding ABC transporter permease; amino-acid sequence: MTGQLVASTLRVSTPLIFAALGGMFCERSGVINIALEGMLLIGALGAAVGTLVSHSPWLGSACGMAAGVVLAAIYGLFVIRLRADQIVAGMAINMLAMGLTPFFCKILYDVTGSTPSIPIAERFQSAPLYLSWALVAICFLWMKYTPTGLWVSFAGEHPEALAAAGIRVNRVRWAAVLVSGALAGMGGASLSIFLSSSFSRDMTAGRGFMALAALIFGKWKPLPTALACLLFGFADAVQIRLQGVALWGDRPIPVQFIQILPYLVTILVLAGFVGRSRAPKALGTAFQKG
- a CDS encoding ABC transporter permease translates to MRKILQPILAVALGLALGLGVTRIAGESPWHILQILWKSAFGSNYDFGMTLFYSTPLILTGLAVAVPFQAGLFNIGAEGQLTLGALAAAAVGALWPALPWPVAPVLATVAAILAGTVWGAIPGWLRARRGSHEVINTIMLNFIAAGIASYVTLYLLKNPDSQNPETRAIGSGYLIQQFGIFGGAPVSMALPLAILAAVLVWILLWRTVLGYEMRAVGQSEPAARAAGINPGRIRIIAMAVAGGLAGLVGVGEVLGNAGKFRLGFSPEYGFIGIAVALLGRNQPVGVVAAALLFGALHKGAADLDLETEHVTRELSLVLQALIILSVSAEGLWSWMKRREEA